From one Punica granatum isolate Tunisia-2019 unplaced genomic scaffold, ASM765513v2 Contig00020, whole genome shotgun sequence genomic stretch:
- the LOC116189798 gene encoding cytochrome P450 87A3-like → MWHLGVLMYVVALVVVGLTQYLVYRWRNPKCNGMLPPGSMGLPLVGETFQFLVCGKSIDIPPFIKTRTQKYGQIFKTSLVGCPVVVSSEPDFNYYILQQEGKLVELWYMDSFAKLFGMSGTGKDGSSASTNSIGHIHKYIRNLVLNQVGVEAIRERILPDMEEMSWKSLSDWSTQDSLDVKNATSSMVFDFTAKRLFGYDPEKAKDKNMRERFTYLLQGLISFPLNIPGTTFHKCLESQKIGLKLMKDLIDERRAMPDKFRGDFIDQMIDGMKTESFLSDDFVMHVMFGVLLASFETISSTLTLAVMFLIEHPMVVKELEREHEEILQNREKREGKVTWNEYKSMKYTMQVVNESLRMASVAPGILRRAIQDIHINGYTIPKGWTIFVVPSALQLNPDTYEDPLAFNPSRWKDIEPSAMAKNFIPFGGGTRMCAGAEFTKAFIAVFLHVLVSNYRLEKVKGGEITRSPVLGFGNGFYVKIYNKDRI, encoded by the exons ATGTGGCATTTAGGAGTACTAATGTATGTTGTGGCCTTGGTTGTGGTCGGGCTTACGCAGTATTTGGTATACAGATGGAGAAACCCGAAATGCAATGGGATGCTACCTCCTGGTTCCATGGGGCTGCCCCTGGTTGGGGAGACCTTCCAATTCCTCGTGTGTGGCAAGTCCATCGACATCCCTCCTTTCATCAAGACCAGGACCCAGAA ATACGGGCAAATCTTCAAAACAAGCCTGGTGGGCTGCCCCGTGGTAGTTTCCTCGGAGCCTGACTTTAACTACTACATATTGCAACAAGAAGGGAAGTTGGTGGAGTTGTGGTACATGGACTCGTTTGCCAAGCTCTTTGGTATGAGTGGCACAGGCAAAGACGGCTCCTCAGCCTCGACCAATTCGATTGGTCACATCCATAAGTACATACGTAACCTGGTATTAAATCAAGTTGGTGTCGAAGCTATACGAGAAAGGATCCTCCCTGACATGGAGGAAATGTCCTGGAAATCATTGTCAGACTGGTCTACCCAAGACTCACTGGACGTTAAAAATGCAACTTCTTCA ATGGTATTCGATTTTACTGCAAAACGTCTCTTTGGTTATGATCCGGAGAAGGCTAAAGACAAGAACATGAGAGAGAGGTTCACTTACCTCCTCCAAGGTCTAATCTCATTCCCGCTTAACATCCCGGGAACCACTTTCCACAAGTGCTTGGAA AGTCAAAAGATAGGTCTTAAGCTGATGAAGGATCTCATAGACGAGAGACGAGCTATGCCCGATAAATTCAGAGGGGATTTCATAGATCAAATGATTGATGGCATGAAGACTGAGAGCTTCTTGTCCGATGATTTTGTCATGCACGTGATGTTCGGGGTCCTCCTTGCAAGTTTCGAGACGATATCATCTACTTTAACCCTTGCCGTTATGTTTCTAATTGAACATCCTATGGTTGTAAAAGAACTAgag AGAGAACATGAGGAAATACTTCAAAACAGAGAAAAGAGGGAAGGCAAGGTGACTTGGAATGAGTACAAATCAATGAAATACACAATGCAG GTTGTGAATGAATCTTTGAGAATGGCAAGTGTGGCACCAGGAATCTTGAGGAGAGCAATCCAAGATATTCACATTAATG GATATACAATTCCTAAAGGATGGACAATCTTCGTCGTTCCATCCGCTCTGCAGCTCAACCCGGATACATATGAGGACCCGCTTGCCTTCAATCCATCGCGATGGAAG GATATTGAACCGAGTGCTATGGCAAAAAATTTCATCCCCTTCGGCGGGGGGACAAGAATGTGTGCTGGCGCCGAATTCACTAAGGCATTCATCGCAGTTTTTCTTCACGTCTTAGTCTCAAATTACag